The window aaaaacgacacgGCACAAACAACAGTGTAGTGACGCGAGGCCGGAGTATCAACGCCCAGCAATAATTGCCGCGTTTGAAAGCATTATCTCTTTGACGATGCCAATGTGTTTTGAGTAGGTGGCAGTCATTTTCCATTCAAGCGTTTCTCCCGTCATGCAGCTTCATTTCTTTGCCGCCTACGCAAATCTTGCCGCTCGCATCGGGAGAACATTTGTGGACGCAAACGCTTCTTCTGTCGTCAATGACATTGTGAAAGGCGCCATTGTGAGTTGCTGTACTGTGGCTGCGTTCGCGTTAGCTTGATTAGCTTCTCATTTTTTTACGTTGCGCTGGATGTTGCAACGCCAGATAAATTGATGGGCTGCACATTTGTGGGTTAAGGTGGTCGGGTTTTGAGTAAGGTAGAGGCGTCAGGAGGTCTTTCTCTTATCATTCTCCCACTCAGCGCTGTGTGGCGCGTCGCTATCTCATTTCAAGTGTTTGTAAGATGCTGGAGACGCAAGTGCGACACTTCCAACGTTGTATCGCGATAGAACAAGACAGAGCTGCTGAAAACGTCACCTCCTCACCAGAAAGcaatctgctctgctctgctccgtaCTTCACACACTATTTAAATAGATATCTAGAAAAGTGTGCTTGCAAAAGCTCCTCCACGAGCCGAAATCCCTTCATCGCCACGCTTGTGAGAGCAGGGAGAGGCTTAGGGCAGGAAGAAGACGGAAAACGACGCCGTTCCGTCAACCTGCTGCCAGATTGTCCTCTAATCCTCATTTTCAAATATGCAAGCGTGTCGCTCCCGCGCTCTATTATTTGCACAAGATGGTGTTGGCGTCACATACGGGGGTGGGCGCGGACCGACACCAAGGCAGGAGCAGCCCACTTCCAGCAGCTGGCCTTGCCTCGCAAGCTTGAGCCTCTCCGGCCACCTTCTATTTACAGCACATCCCTGCTTTAATGGTAATGACGACGAGGGAGCGGCGAGCCATCACACACGTGAACACGCGCGCAATATTTGGCAATCAACTTTATTGCCGGACAGGCGGGAACGGCAAACATCCATCAGAGCTGACGGAGAACAGGATTAGGAAAATGCCCTCAGGGTGTTTAATTACACTCTGGAACAATACACAGCAAAACAATCTTGTTGTGTATTGACCTTTCTAGTCAAATAACAAAGGACAAAAATTGTGTTTTAGCCCTTGAAAAGACACAGTTAGCATACTCAAGTAATGGATTGAATTGTGTATTcatattgtatttattcatttgacgttattgaaaaaaaagattgattgtGAAACTGGAATTTGGCGTGCTTCCTCAGGTGAGGAATGACCTCACAAGCGAACTGGAGAAGGCCGACATCCAGATCGCAGACACCGAGAGTTTCTCCAACGACCCCTGCGTCAACGTAAAAAAACTCAAGGTGATTTCCGCTAAAGTTTCCTGACGGTCGTGCTCCGGACGAAGAACACGGGAGCGTCTCAACGCCGCCTTGATGGTGACGGGGTGCTCTTCTTCTTGCTGTATTGCGCCGTCGGCATCCCGCTAGTCCCGATGCGCAAGCTAGCAGCTTGCGTGGCATAGCATGTTGCTCATTATGACCATCGTAAAGTTTCAAGCAGACACCACAGCTGCACTAAACACCCGCAGCAACATTCGGATGGTACATTTGTGGGCACATACTTTGCACACACGACCTACTTTTTCTGTCCATTTTTGGGTTTTCTTATAGGACAACGACGTGAGGATCATCATTGGCCAGTTTGACgagaacctggctgccaaagtCTTCTGCTGCGTAAGTGGCCTCCCCTGGTGCGATGCCTCGACAACCCCACGGCACCTGAACAGCACTCTCTCCTCTCGTGCAGGCGTACAACCTGAACATGTTTGGAAGCAAATACCAGTGGATCATTCCTGGCTGGTACCAGGGCAACTGGTGGGAGCAGGCCAACAGCACCAACTGCACCACCAAGAAGCTGCTGGCCGCCATGGAGGGCTACATCAGTGTGGACTTTGAGCCCCTCAGCGCCAGGCAGATCAAGGGCATCTCCGGAAGGGTGAGCCCTGTTTCCCAGTCTGCGAgtagtaaaacaaaaaagaggTACAGAAAATAGCAAATGCACTCAAgcgtgctgctggtggtggtatttgctTGGTATTTACGCTCCCGATAATtgccacactaaaaaaaaagagcactggGCAGTTGTTTTTGCAGTTTGTTAATTAGCGAGCTTCTCCCCAATTTATCTGGCTTGCATTTAATTACTAAAAGGCGATGCCCCGTTTTAGACGCCGAAGGAGTACGAGCGGGAGTACAGCCGCGAGCTACGTCAGAAAGGCGTGGAGCCCAGCAAGTTTCACGGCTTCGCCTACGACGGAATCTGGGTCATTGCCAAGACCCTGACCCGGGTCATGCACCTGCTGCGTGAAAAGCAGCGGGAAAGCGGACACCCCAACTTCACTGTGAACAACCACGAGGTGGGCAAGATGGTGCTGGACGTCATGAACGAGACCAACTTCTTTGGCGTCACGGTGAGTCGAAATAGCAGGGCGGCCAGCTTACACAAAAAGTTGCTAATAAGTCCCTTCCGACTTTCTTCAAATATCTGTATGTGTGTCTAATCCAGgcttgtgtacgtgtgtgcgcgcgtatgCAAGAAAAATGTCGGGCAGCCTTTGCGTTGATTAGCGCAAATGGTTTGCAGAGGTTACTTAGCCCCTGCAAAGTGCTGCTGCGTGCCCACTCCAGCGCATCCAACATTGATCCTGCCCTGTCCTGCCTGTTGGGCCATGAGAGGAAATTGCAGCTCCCGTCCGGCAGCAGGATGCCAAGTATGGCATTGAAGGCTACGTCTTGAGCTGTGCATTGTTTCTGTCATTGTGCTTTGTTTGCTAGGGACTGGGCCATTTCCCAATTAGTAAACAATCAACGAGCACTAGCAATATAAGTATAAATGTGCTATAATAAGAGCTGTCCTCTTAAAAGCATCCCTGAAATGAGATGACTCTGCACGCACaagccccacacacacacacgcagcaggCAGCAGACACGGGAAGGCAATCTCCCGCCAGCACAGCCAGCACGCCGCATGCATCTTTTATGCCACTTTcttttcacgcacacacacaaactagcCAGTGTTACACAACGGGAAAAACTGTCAATTCCGCCTCTTCATTAGAAGCCTTTGTCTTCCCCTGGTGGtggtccactttttatttatttttttgcaacgcACATTTCCATCCTGAGAGAACACAATTGTGACCACTCTTATCACGGAGGTCACAGATACCCCCGGAACCGCGAATGTAATGGCCATTGAGATGATGCGTATGTTCCCTTTGATTTGTGGTCACCGGGGCATGAGCGCAAACGTTTCTCATTACGTGTGAGCGTGTATGTGTGTTAATTAAATCCGGGGGGCGCCGACATATTACTGTAATTAGCAAGGTGTGAGTCAGCGCCTTGTTTGGATAGCGCAAGTGTCTGTATAGAGGGGACGGGAAGTGAAAGGGAAAGCAACCGAGGTGCACCGGCGCCCCGGTTCGGTCATCTGCTCATTTTGCTGATGTTGGCTTTTTGCTGAGTCATGAGGGCAAGACCCTGTTTGCACAGCAGGTGCCCGAAGGTGCCGTTTAATGAGGTGAGCTGTTGATGTATAGTGAAAGGACTGACACACTTTTACCCTGTGCGTGAATGGACAGACACACGCAGGATGCAATCGTGAACAGACAGACATTTCGTGAACAGCAGCAAATTCTGTCGAGCGATGAGTCTTCTCTGAAGTTCACATGTCAATAACACGCAGAGTCGGAGGCCAGAGAAAGCCACAGAAGCCAAACTGATTGGACGACACTAGACGATAATGGCGCAAAGCTCAATTGGTTTTGTCTGCTTTGTCGGCTCTGCGGCTTAAAAGTGCTTATCTTGTTCCCTCCCTGCTTCAATCAAAGACTTATTTTTGCTGGGAGGAGGCTCATCGGGGATGGCTCTCTTTTGCCAAATGCTAACGTCAGGATTTTTCCCGGCTTTAGTACGGTATGACAGTTTGGTTGTGTGGTAGAATAAACCACTTGAGCTGCTCGCTCTTAACATGTAATGATgccctgttgttgttgtttgtctttCTTCCAGGGCCAAGTGATGTTCCGTAACGGTGAGCGGATGGGCACCATTAAATTCAACCAGTTCCAAGGTACAAAAATAACTTATGACGTCATGTcggctgctgttttttttttttcctttttccaatGTTGATCGTCAGACAAAGTTGCTCCGCAAAAACACTGCGATTCGTTTGAGCGGAAACAGCGCTGTTGCTTTTTTCGCTGCCCACCCATCTTGAAGAAGCGTTTATCGCCTTTGATTCCTTCGCCGCTATCTTCTCTTTATCGCCCGCCGGCTCTCCTTGAGGTGAAATAAACGCATAATTGAAACTGCATAAAAGCGGGAAGCATATTAAAAAACATATTAAAGTGCATATTCCCATCCTTAAGTGATAGCCGTTGCCGAGTGCTTTATTATCTACCTTATTGATGTTTTGTTATGTTACGAATGCGTtgttttgaatgttttgttcAAGGCCGTAAAGTTGATCggatgctgttgtttttcaaaacaGAGGGGCAGGAAGTGAAAGTGGGAGAGTACAATGCCATCGCAGACGTGCTGGATCTCATCAACAACTCGATCCGCTTCCAAGGTATGGAGGAATTGGCATAATTCCACAAaatgagtttgagtttgagtttattcacgcgatatccaagacatacaacatggaacaacaaacagtaattctgGATGCGtgaaaaggtcaccccaagcaagctatttaaagcttttaatagggggcctggtttcccataagtatcagatattggccagatatccttacattttggacaacatacaacaataataaacacacaacaaggtacagcacacaacaaccatacgacaagcaatagacaacctcagtattctggttactctggatttgatgtaaagtacatttgcaatttataaattaacaactaatatattaacaacaggacacgggtgttcatgcaatttataactagcacattaaatatacattgaaatgaatgaatgaaaaatgaatgtCCAGCACCCATAATCTGTATCTGTAACatgttatcatcatcatcatcaaagctGCCTCTTCCAAAAAAATCTCAGgttatgatttttttcccctcaattttgaaactttttttgaCATCACAACGCCacgaataaacaaacaaaaataaggtCATGCTGAGTTTTAGTTTTTGATGGGggtcaattgaaataaaaaaaaaaaatttaagcaCGTTataggtaatttttttttccacggaaACGAAATTATTTACCGCTCCAATTTTTGCTTGTCATCGTACCTTACTGTTATTTTTCCCTTCCGCCCACGCCTCTACATTCAGAAAGTTCTGGACAGTAGCGTGGAAAGCAGAGATGTGTAAGACGATTGCGCTGCCATCGATCTGCCCTCAGCCAGAAAAGAATAGAGCGGGAGATAAAAAAGCGAAGGCTCCCGTAATAGCTCCAGCGATCGCCGCGCTTGCAAAGGAAACAGGAAATGGCCGTGGAATAGCCTTGTCACTAAGTTGGCGGTTGGGAGGACGCAACTTGCTGCCAAAGTCATCTGAAGCCGTCCTCCTTCTTCCCGTCAGGCGTGGAGCCGCCCAAAGATCAGACCTTTGTGCATTCGCAGCGACGGCACATCAACGTTCCGCTTTACAGCATCCTGTCCACCATCACCATTCTGGGCATGCTCATGGCCGGAGCCTTCCTCTTTTTCAACATCAAGAACAGAAACCACAGGTGAGGGCCGGtctaaaaaagaaacaatgagAGAAATGCAAAACGAAACCTTGAAGAGCGCGTCTTGTCTTGCAGACTGATCAAGATGTCCAGTCCCTACATGAACAATCTGATCATCTTGGGCGGCATGCTATCCTACGCCTCCATCTTCCTCTTCGGACTGGATGGTGGCTTTGTATCCGACAACGAGTTTCAGACGCTCTGCACGGTCAGTTTCTGCCGTTATGCAGATAACATTGTGTTTTGCCGCAGCAGCAAAATGGCGCAGGCCGCGTAGGATGCTGCAGGTAGAAGTTTGCACAGCGTGGCTATATCAAGCTTTATTGGGTTCTTTTCAAACTTTAAAACCCACATCAGCGGCGTCCTCTGGCGCCAAAGCAGAGCGAGAGGTCTACCTTTTGTTTCTTCTCATTAGCACGAATTACTCGCTTCAGCGTGACAGCCGCAGTGCTTACCAGATAAGAGATGAGAAAGCAACCTGACagcttgggtttttttttttcttcatacatTTGTGGTTCATTTTTAGAGCGCTATTTTGGCATCTTCAAGGAAACGTTCATACTCGTCACAGACGTCACGAGCGCCAAGTTAGAAAATGTTAGCCCCCGACGCACACACTGACACCACAGCGGGTGTGTGTCAcgcaagaaaaagtgctcacgaTCCATGTATCGCCCGATAGGTCCGAACATGGATCCTCATCGTCGGCTACACCACGGCGTTTGGCGCCATGTTTGCTAAGACGTGGAGGGTGCACGCCATCTTCAAGAATGTTAAGATGAAGAAAAAGGTACGTGATGTCAACGTATTTTAGCAGACACCGTTTGGGCTCTCATTGGGTCCCACGCCACAAAGACTAAAATGTCCGCACGACTCATCAGTTTGTAGCCACTCTTAAAGTCTTGAAATAACTTCAATGAAGCACATGAACGTTTTTGAGCTATCACATTCAATCACATCGATTGGCCCAGTTATGTAAAAAAGATGCAGACAGCAGTGGCGGTtcgtggccttttttttttttataaatagaaCCGCTCCCTCCCGCCATCCCTTCCTCCTCCCCTGTCTCTCGCTCCCACTTGCCGGCTTTCTGGAGCAAGTGTGGGTGGCCTGCCAGGTTGAGGGACGGATCAAAGAGTTGGAAGGATTTGGGGCAAAGAAGGCCAAGAAGCGAGATGGAGAAAAGACAAACCAGAGAGGCAGACAAAGTGGCACATATGGAAAAGGAAGTCGGCTTGGCTCGAAGACGAGGAGAGCGGGAATTCCGACATGGCGAGATGCCTCGCAGCATCAGGAACTGTAACCGAGATCTTCTCGGGATGAGAAAAATCAAAGCTGATTTGTCAGCCTTTGTATCTTTTAATTAGGCCCAGGCAACGGCGAAAGATGTTCTGAAATATTCACAGCATCTGACTGGCTCAATTCCCACCAAGCAGTACAGTCTGCTTCAGGAAGAAATGCCACCTGACCTTTGCTTTGAACGACGTTTCCGTACCGTCAAACGGCATTCCAAATAAAGATCACCGACAGGCCGCCGCTTTCATCCCGGCAAAAGTTCAGGCTACAAAAGCTGAGCGTCGCCATCTGATGTCATCGCTCCACACCTGGCCGTTAGTGTCTCGCTCTGCACACGGCGCATGACGCATCCTCATCGCTGCTTAATTGCAGCTAATCAGAGCCGCTTGTGAGAAACCCGCGGGTCGCCGCTCGGACAATAATCGGGATTATTGAGTGCCACGCTCATAAAACTTTTTGTTCCCACCCCCCTCGTGCAGATCATAAAAGACCAGAAATTGCTGATCATCGTTGGTGGGATGCTGCTGATCGACCTATGCATCCTGATTTGCTGGCAGATTGTGGACCCGCTCAAGAGGACCGTGGAAGAATACAGCCTGGAGGTCAGTGCACGCTCCCGTGTCGGCCCACCTCTGTTCGTTGCTTCCATCGCAATTTGGTAGAGTCCCAGaaccaaactgaaaaaaaacccagaatgCCTGCATTTGGAGCAGAGGAAAACAAATTGCGAGCCTCGGGCTATGGTACCATCTGTCTTTTTTCTGTTGATTAGTTTTGGGTTCGGATGTGAGCCGCCACAACTTTCCGCGCCACAACCCCCAGCACCGCCCGACATTTGCCAATTTGGATGCGAGGCGTTGGCATGGCCTGCTGGCATCGCCCCGCTTGGCCTTGTTTTTCTAGCCGGAGATGCGTGCAATGAAAATGAACTCGTGACTCGATGGGGTTTCCCACTCAACCGCCCAATGGCTAAAATGTGAATGAAGCTTTGGCATCTCATGAGTCAGCAGTGCTTTGCTATcgcatttttgtatttttgtattagGCAAGGCTCTTTTTTGGTCATCTAGCATCAGCAGGACATTTCATCCAATCAGTTTCTTAATAAAGTAGCTTCAGTCAGTAGTCGAGTATTTTTCGGGCAAGATGAGAATTTCGTAAGAATCGCTCGTGATCTTTT of the Syngnathus typhle isolate RoL2023-S1 ecotype Sweden linkage group LG20, RoL_Styp_1.0, whole genome shotgun sequence genome contains:
- the gabbr2 gene encoding gamma-aminobutyric acid type B receptor subunit 2 isoform X2; the encoded protein is MIFGGVCPSVTSIIAESLEGWNLVQLSFAATTPVLADKKKYPNFFRTVPSDNAVNPAVVKFLNYYNWSRVGTLTQDVQRFSEVRNDLTSELEKADIQIADTESFSNDPCVNVKKLKDNDVRIIIGQFDENLAAKVFCCAYNLNMFGSKYQWIIPGWYQGNWWEQANSTNCTTKKLLAAMEGYISVDFEPLSARQIKGISGRTPKEYEREYSRELRQKGVEPSKFHGFAYDGIWVIAKTLTRVMHLLREKQRESGHPNFTVNNHEVGKMVLDVMNETNFFGVTGQVMFRNGERMGTIKFNQFQEGQEVKVGEYNAIADVLDLINNSIRFQGVEPPKDQTFVHSQRRHINVPLYSILSTITILGMLMAGAFLFFNIKNRNHRLIKMSSPYMNNLIILGGMLSYASIFLFGLDGGFVSDNEFQTLCTVRTWILIVGYTTAFGAMFAKTWRVHAIFKNVKMKKKIIKDQKLLIIVGGMLLIDLCILICWQIVDPLKRTVEEYSLEADPHDRDIAIRPFLEHCESTHMTIWLGIVYANKGLLMLFGCFLAWETRNVSIPALNDSKYIGMSVYNVGIMCIIGAAVSFLTRDQPNVQFCIVALVIIFCSTITLCLVFVPKLITMRTNPDAATQNRRLKFTQNQKKEDSKTSTSVTSVNQANTSRLDGLQTDNHRLRMRITELDKELEEVTMQLQDTPEKTPYIKQNHYPDANNILSIRNFTDGKDIERSLLKNHLEQKPQGQWGSMDPSRITRGPLEDINSPEHIQRRLSLQLPILHHAYLPSIGGVDASCTSPTDSPGSSPRHRHMPPSYRVMVSGL